The following nucleotide sequence is from Aspergillus luchuensis IFO 4308 DNA, chromosome 1, nearly complete sequence.
TCTTCTGTTTGCTGTGTTGTGCGATCGTTTACTTTCCTATTCATTCTCTATCGGCCACATCCCCGATTTTTGCTTACATtttcaccaccctcaccacatTAATACTTACTTACATCGGCAACCATGTCTGATGACGAAGACTTCTATGATGAATATGACGAAGACATCTTCTGGGTAGAAGAACCCGATCCTACTGTCGCTGTACGTCTCCacccccttttttcttcaaCCTCTTCTACCTCTGTCGCACCCCAATCCCTTCAGATGACCCCAAATTAACACAGCAATATACTATAGGACGATCTCGCGGCGACAGCAACCGCAACAAATGACTTGATCTTCTATGACGATCCGGCCCTCGAAGCCGAAGAATTCTTCAGCGACTGGGACGATCTTTCCGACGATTACTACGACCAAGACCCGACCGCAGTCCGACGTCAACGTGCCCTCAACGCCCTTCTAGCCCAAAAGACCCTCTCCGCGGGTATTCCGCCCACGAAACGCAGTTGGAAGCACCCCTCCAAGGGTCTGTTCGATATCGCAGCATTCCAGGGTGTGGTGTGGAAAAGCCCCGCTGACGATCTGAAAATTGCGCTGCATGAGccaggagagggagagaaggtcgCGTTGTTGAAGAATTGGCGGGAGGTATTCCGCAATTCGAACCCCGCGATTGGAAGAGCCAGGGTTAGAAAAGACGTCGCGGGACGGAGAGGAACTGGTGCACCGGAAGTGGTGGATTTGTATGGTGCCGAGGATCTAGAAGCAgacgagggcgaggatgcaGATATTGAGGATGGAGTGGAGGTGGATATGTCAAGCGGAAATGGCAATGGTACGCTGGAAGACGTGCCTGCTGCTGGCGGTGACACGGACATGGTTGAGACTGGAACTACGGAAGGTACTCAGGACCTTCCTGATGGTATAAAGCCGTCTGACTCTCTTGAGGTGCCCAAGTCGAAACCAAACGGTGTCGCCGCTGCATCGGCAGACAAGCCAGCAACAAGAGGCCGCAAGCGcaaggctgaagaagaaagcgaaCCTGTCCCTGAAGCAACCAGTAAGACGAGATCGAAACGCGTCGCAACCCAGAAAGTCGGCGAGGCCAAAGCCCCTAATCCCGCGCCATCAGGTCCGGTGCGGAGATCGGCCAGAAACAAGAAGTAATTGATTTCACTGTGTATAGAAATGAGTACATGAGAACACGAACATACAACTTGTTACATCCTTGTCATCTAACCCGTAGCCGGTCAATCAGATAGATCAGGTAGGTATCGCTGGTATATGTAGCACGGAATCTATGCGTATTCCCGATTGAACGCACGCCCAATCACCATGCGTCTAATCTCACTCGTCCCAGCCCCAATCTCATACAGCTTCGCATCGCGTAGTAACCGTCCCGCAGGAATCTCATTGATGTACCCATTTCCACCCATCAGCTGGATCGCATCCAGCGCACACTCCGTCGCCCGTTCCGCTGCATAGAGGATCGCGCCGGCACAATCCTGCGTCCGGATCAAAGCCCCAGATCCTTCCGCAGCCGAATTATCAATCTGT
It contains:
- a CDS encoding uncharacterized protein (COG:U;~EggNog:ENOG410Q1UI); the encoded protein is MSDDEDFYDEYDEDIFWVEEPDPTVADDLAATATATNDLIFYDDPALEAEEFFSDWDDLSDDYYDQDPTAVRRQRALNALLAQKTLSAGIPPTKRSWKHPSKGLFDIAAFQGVVWKSPADDLKIALHEPGEGEKVALLKNWREVFRNSNPAIGRARVRKDVAGRRGTGAPEVVDLYGAEDLEADEGEDADIEDGVEVDMSSGNGNGTLEDVPAAGGDTDMVETGTTEGTQDLPDGIKPSDSLEVPKSKPNGVAAASADKPATRGRKRKAEEESEPVPEATSKTRSKRVATQKVGEAKAPNPAPSGPVRRSARNKK